From the genome of Ziziphus jujuba cultivar Dongzao chromosome 4, ASM3175591v1:
ATATTACGGCCTATCACGTAGGATATATGTCCAATATCCAATTAGAAACTTTCACATCATTAGTTCTTTCAAATCTACTACATTTGCAGTGCACATCATTAAAAGCTTCCCATAATTTCGTTACTCTCAATGAAAATTCCAATCAGACCTCCTTTTAATatctcaaattattattattattattattattattattattattattattattatattattattattattattattattattatgttaataCCGCTAGCTCTCAAATTAAACTAGAATAAAGAAGAAACTCAATACTCCAAAATTAATTCAAGCATCTCTTTATCCACGCAGAAAACTCGTAGCTTTTGTTAGACTTTTTTATGCTTTCCATGTCCATGGACAAAAATATGGTGGCTATGGAGCTTGTTTGAGAATTATTGACCAGAAACAAAAAAGTTTGTTTGAGAATTAAGATGATCTACTTTTCATTAGATACAAATGAGACAAATCACAAAATTATACTTGTAAATCAAACCCATCTCTAACAGTATTCCAGCAAGTCTAAGTCTATATTTGTTTGTATTGATggaatagaaaggaaaaaatctaatttttttgtttggatgatTAAAATGAATTGGAAAGGAAATGAAAGGGAACGCCAATgaagaacttaatttttttattaaatttttttttgcttatatcaatttattttccTCCCAAAATTGCTAGGAAATGaatagaaaagggaaaaaaataaaaacttttaatgaattttttaatatttcaaaattattcttattattaccgtatggaaatatttattgtttttcatttgttgtcttttcttttccattcaccaattatccaaacaataatgatataaaaatactgtatttttcttttttttttcttttccttttctcagTAAACATTTCCTCTCCTTTCATTTTTCCCCTTCAAACCAAACACAGTGTATAGGagacttattaaaattttggaaaagcaACGAAGATTTCCTTGTTAGAGATTAGTGTAACggagaagagaagaaagaagggtTAAATAAACTAGGTTTCAAATAAGTTTGAGATCCTTcttccaattttcttttatagttttagaATTGGTAGTTTTTTATGGTAAGTAATATGTTAACTTCTAATTAACCAAATATAGAAGAAATAAagtgacattttttatttttgagtgtGACAATTTAAGATCTTAGGTGGAGTATTTTAATAACATGCATATTATTATTGGCCAAGGCCTATGACAAATGTGGTGGGCCTGTTTTATGGGATAGTGTTTCCTTATTGAATTCTTAAAAGCGAAATCTACctaaattgtgggaaaattttatgatattgtcaTTAACTCACGGGCATGAATATTGTGGAAATCTCTTtattaattttgcatataattattaatatatcatcgATATGAATATTTGAGAGCTAAATTTGCATGTATCAAATACCACcgatattgaaattttgaaccttgatttgtagaaaatatatttctcacatatctttcaatttttgtctacgttctaaattttatctactttataatatttatacaaatattaaatttattattgtaaaaaaaaaataatgataagtaGGTAAACTTGTAACTTGTGATACTAGTTTTCTCTAAGAAAATGAGAAATAGACTTGTCTAATGTAATTTTGGACATTGTTTgttaaatgttaattttttttttatttgccgaATTATTGGAagacaattaaaaggtaaaaaaaaatatcaataatattagtttggtaaaaaattttactaagcatcaataatatttataaaagtttttaataaaaaattgaacaaaaataaataaatatttctaaaatttctatggaaatttatgaaaatttaagaaaattttgtgaaaattataGAGTTTAAAccaaattgtgaaaaatttgatatggatattataatagaaatttctatagaaattatagagaaatatcaaaaattttggtggatattatagaaattatactcatttctatttgaaaggtaaattttcttttgattttacttaaaaagtgaaaatttcacAAAGCTTTGGTGGAAAATTTGGATGTGTTTTAAACTTTGTATGTATGTTAAGATTATTCATACATAAATAAAGATTTGACCTAGACtacaacaaaatattaaaaacaaagacTCACCTAATAGACTCAGTTATTGTAATTAGTATAATTCTAGCACTGCCTGTGTGCCTATATATACACATTCCCATTTCCAAAGCTTGCATGCAGTAAATTAAATTTCCTTATAAACACTCGAAATCAAAGTTGAGAGAGAATCTGTTTTCGTGCTAACtcaaagagaaagagatggcACCCACTGTGTTTGGCAATCCCATCACTGACGAAACTTTGAAGGCACTGCCTGAATATGCAAACAAGGAAATAACCCCAAAAGATAGGGCACAAGTTGCTCTGAGTCGGAAGCTTCCGCCGCCAGATTTTCCTGTAAATGTGTTTGGGTATATTTATAATGCTACCGGACACACCTTAAACTTAGCTTACGATCATGATTGGTCCGGTCACGTTGATGAATCCTCACCATACTCTCAAATTATTGAAAATGGGCAGTGGGGATCTTTTTTGCATGTTGGAGACTATACACCAGGTAAATTGAGTCTGCGGCAATCAACTGCTGCTGTTGTTTATAATGCAAATAACGGTCTCGTTGGAGGTTTCTGTAAGTGGGTTTTGGCATGGGATGCAGCAGTTTTGCCTCATGATAACaaggtaattttttatttaattaatatgcattatttatttatttatttattttaaatgcatattTCAAAAGTTTCATTATAGACTTTGTTaggtttaatttttgtttcgcTTTAGGTCCTTTTGCTTGTCAAACTTCAGTCAATTCATATGTGCATGGGGAGGGGTTAAACATAATAGCACCATTCACGCTTCTCTGTTGTCTGAGGAACtggattatatattttacacaaaatacaatttttaatattttttgtttacatatacaaaataaaaatcatttgccAAGGCCGACCatgatatttctttttattgacTAGTTCTCTTTTAAAACATCTATGACTCAGAAAAAATGCAAAACTGATGGGGCTaaagtaaaaattttcattcttacatattattattcttattattaatagCCATTCTCATTTAATTATCCAAGCCAgcttaccaataaaaaaaaaaacagaaaaaaaaaagctaataaattattattattattattgttttattccaAAAGATTATTCCTTGGTATAGTTTAATAGTTTTATAAGACCATAAGATTAGATATTTACCAATTAtgttttcaacaaaaattaatttgtgttaattgtttaggcGTTTACTATGTTCCAAGAATTTCAAATTGTTAAAGAGAAACAGAACTGGGAAGCTCTTCGACAAAAACTGTTTAATTCCGGTCACGAGAGCACTGACGCTGCCTATGGATTCAAAGCAACTGTGTCAATTACAGATGGCAACAACCGAACATTCCATGCGACAATTACTTTGGACCTGCCGTTGGAAAATGCATGAACCATATAGCATATATTTGATCGCATTCCAAGAAATGATTAATTATAAGAATAAGGGTGTGAGATAAGGGTGTGAGATAATCATCCATTTGATCGCATTCCAAGAAATGATTAATTATAAGAATTAGGGTGTGAGATAATCATCCATAGTGTGTGAAGTTACATTTTCTGAAGGATTTCAAGGTTCACCTTATGATATTGTACTTTATTATAGGTTCAGCTTATGATATTGTACTTTATTATAGGAtgactttgaaaaataaaatatagctataaataatattattgtgtgTTTCGAGACAGCCATCTAAAGTGTGTTTGCTTATTctcaaaactaaaaataaagtgTCTTTGCTTTCCCAAGTTCCATCGTGTAacattgttttacttttttttaacgTATATGGTTAAATaatgttaatattattgttatgttaGTAAATATGGAAATCAAATATTGTATATCTTAATCTATCACTAATTCTAcccaaatcaattttattaacttatgaACAGTCTGAAAtgttgcaaataataataataaatatttttattataaaaaataatatatatatatatatatatatatatatatatatatatatttaacaaaaaatataggtatttttaaaaatatattatatattcataaaatctattgacaattattaatatagttatatttaagtataaaaaaatataaaatatattttatcacttCCGGTACTGGCAAGGGCAATTACCATGTTATTAACCGATCGAAACTTTAATACAACCTTTTCTGATCTCGTTGGAGGGGGAGACCCCATATTATACCAGCATCTCTTTTGGTTCTTCGGTTTTAAATGGCCCTTTTCAGATGAAAATCTAAATACGCATTGCGCTATATGCTGGGGCTGTCTGCTTAATGGTACTCCTAACTTCGTTTTCTGTAagtaaatgaaatataaatattaataccatatttaaaatatattcacattgggattgattattttaaactaaaaatatataaataactataaactttgatttttaattaattttatcaaatttgatatttttggaaaaaaaaaaaaacgagcaTCTACAATGACTCTGTGTATTGCcggattttcttttttagcaCATTAGAAAAATAGATAATCATTCAGAAAACCTCTAATTAGTCTGTAACACTATTAAAGCGGCCCTctacttttgaaaaatttatcaaaaattctaaagtttttctaaaatataaaattttttcttataaattcaattctttcaaaaaagaaaaaaataaattattaaaatatttaattaattaatagttatatGTAACTTTTATGCAAATTACTATtagataacaattttaaaattaattgtacaTTTATACCACCTAGAATTAGACAATATCATTTTCTATACCACATAAGCAGAAACTTACATTCACCATTGGAGATTCTCTAAATATTCAACTTGATTCAATATAATAACCAAactaatcaataaaaatatctgttattttccccttttttaatttttatgaatatggTTTCCTATTTTGTTAGAAATAaccatctatataatatataaaagaagaagagcatGTGCCACGTGTCAGTATACTCTTCTtccaaattccctccaaaatcatcttttttattttatttatttgtttatttaattaatatcttaccttttatggttgtacccaattatatataaaatcaatttttatt
Proteins encoded in this window:
- the LOC125421983 gene encoding 23 kDa jasmonate-induced protein — encoded protein: MAPTVFGNPITDETLKALPEYANKEITPKDRAQVALSRKLPPPDFPVNVFGYIYNATGHTLNLAYDHDWSGHVDESSPYSQIIENGQWGSFLHVGDYTPGKLSLRQSTAAVVYNANNGLVGGFCKWVLAWDAAVLPHDNKAFTMFQEFQIVKEKQNWEALRQKLFNSGHESTDAAYGFKATVSITDGNNRTFHATITLDLPLENA